TGTCGCGGCAGGCCGAGCGCATGGAGCGCGACCAGAACATCCAGATCGAAACACTGGCGCTGTTCATCCGCTACTTCCTGACCGTCAGCACCCCGATTCCCGAAGCCCATCAGGACGCAGCTCGCGCCCAAGGCAAAGCGCGTTTCGAGCAATTCGTGGAGCGGCTCGGCCGCCACCTGCTGCGTGGCCGCAGCCTGGTGCGCGACGTTGTGGAAGAACTGCACCCAGACCCGGCGCGAATGGATGACGCGGAGGCACTGGCTGAAGCGCAGGAGCGTGCCTCATGAGCGCCATTCCGCAAACCCCGCCCGAACTCTCATCCGCCGCAACCTCTCTGGATCGCCGTATCCAGATGCTGCGCACGGCAATGGGGCCAGTCATCGCCGCTGCGCTGGCCGACCCCGACGTGGTGGAAATCATGCTCAACCCCGACCGCACCCTATGGGTGGATCGGTTGTCATCGGGCCGCATGCCGCTGGGCGTGGAGCTGTCCCAAGACGATGGCGAACGCATCATCCGGCTGGTGGCTGCGCACGTCGGCGCAGAGGTGCATCGCGGGCGGCCGCTGCTGACCGCCGAGCTGCCCGAAACCGGCGAGCGGTTCGAGGGCATCTTGCCGCCCGCAGCGCCCGGCCCAGCCTTCGCGCTGCGCAAGCGCGCCGTGAGCATCATCGGGCTGGATCGCTATGTGGCCGACGGCATCTTGACCACAGGCCAGGCCGAGTTCCTGCGCCGCGCCGTGCGTGAGCGCCAGAACATCCTGATCGCCGGGGCGACGAGCAGCGGCAAAACCACACTCGCCAATGCCTTGCTTGCGGAGATCGCCGCCACGGGCGACCGCGTGCTTGTGCTCGAAGACACCATCGAGCTGCAATGCGCAGCCCGCGACCATGTGCCGCTGCGCACCCGCGCTGGCGTCGTGTCTATGACCGAGCTGGTGCGGGCCACGATGCGCCTGCGCCCCGACCGCGTGATCGTCGGCGAGGTACGCGGCGGCGAAGCCCTGGACTTGGTTAAGGTGTGGGGCACCGGCCACCCCGGCGGCATCGCCACCATCCACGCCGGTTCCGCGCTGGGCGCGCTGCTGCGCCTCGAACAGTTGATTCTTGAAGTGGCGGTGAACCCACCGCGTGCGCTGATCGCCGAGGCGGTCAACGTCGTGATCCACATCGCCGGGCGTGGCCGCAAGCGCCGCGTCGAAAGCATCGCCCGTGTCGTCGGTTTCGACGGCACCGGCTATCGCCTGGCGGACGCGCTGGAAACACCGTTTCCCGAGCTGATGCCGGTTCCTCTCGCAGCCGATGCCGCTGCGCCTTCCTCGTCCCTTGACCTACCTGGAGAACTGCCATGACGCAGATGCACGTTCACGCTTTCCGTAATTCCGTAAATCCGGTTTCAACCATCGCACGCCTGCGGCGGCTGGCCGGCCCCGCGCACCACGGCCTGCTGCTGGCCGCAGTCATGCTGATGACGGCGGGCACGGCGAAGGCATCCGGCTCCTCGATGCCGTGGGAAGGCCCGCTGCAATCCATTCTGGAGTCGATTCAGGGGCCGGTGGCACGCATCGTCGCGGTCATCATCATCATCGCCACGGGCCTCGCGCTCGCCTTCGGCGACACGTCGGGCGGCTTTCGCAAGCTGATCCAGATCGTGTTCGGTTTGAGCATCGCGTTCGCCGCGTCCTCGTTCTTCCTGTCGTTCTTCAGCTTCTCCGGCGGGGCTGTCGTATGAGTGGCCCGGATAGCTTCGCGGCCGGCTTCGAGGTGCCGCTACATCGCTCGCTGACCGAGCCGCTCTTGATGGGCGGCGCACCGCGCACGGTGGCGATTGCCAACGGCACGCTAGCCGCTGCCGTCGGGCTGGGCCTGCAACTCTGGATTCCTGGCGTAGTGCTCTGGATCGTCGGTCACTCGCTGGCCGTGTGGGGCGCGAGGGTCGATCCGCAGTTCATGCAGGTCTTCGCCCGGCACATCAAGCACAAGCCGCTGCTGGACGTGTAGGAGACGCCGCCATGCTTAACCTTGCCGAATACCGCCAGCGGCCCGCCTTGCTGGCCGACTGGCTTCCCTGGGCTGGGCTGATCGCGCCGGGCGTGGTGCTGAACAAGGATGGCTCGTTTCAGCGCACGGCGCGCTTTCGCTGGCCTGATCTGGACAGCGCCACGCAGGGCGAATTGATCGCCACGACGGCACGGCTAAACAACGCGTTGCGCCGGCTGGGTTCGGGCTGGGCGCTGTTCGTGGAAGCCGAGCGCCAGTCGGCCGCGGACTATCCGCATTCCGACTTTCCCGAACCGCTGTCCTGGCTGGTGGACGAAGAACGCCGCGCTGCCTTTGAGGAATCGGGGAACCACTACGAAAGCAGCTATCACCTGACGCTAGCCTATCTGCCGCCGGAGGAATCCCGCGCTCGTGCAGCCAAGCTGCTCTACGAGCACGCGCCGGGCGATGGTGTGGACTGGCGCGGTCGGCTTGACGCCTTCCTGGCAGAAACGGATCGGGTTTTCGACCTGCTCGATGGCGTGATGCCAGAAATCGTCTGGTTGGACGATGCCGCGACGCTGACTTATCTTCACGCCACGGTGTCCACGCGGCGCTACCGGCTGGCCGTGCCCGAGGTGCCTTTCCACCTCGACGCACTGCTGGCCGATTCCGCCCTAGTCGGCGGCCTTGCGCCCATGCTGGGTGACCAGCATCTGCGCGTGGTGTCGGTGCGGGGCTTTCCGACCTCGACCTGGCCGGGCCTGCTGGACGACCTCAATCGCCTGGGCTTTGCCTATCGCTGGAGTACCCGGTTTCTCTGCCTCGATAAAGCCGAGGCGGAAAAGGAGCTGGGCCGCCTGCGTCGCCAGTGGTTTGCGAAACGGAAGAATGTCATTGCGCTACTGCGCGAAACCATCTTCCAGCAGGAATCGCCGCTGGTGGACACGGATGCCAGCAACAAGGCGGCCGACGCGGATGCCGCCTTGCAAGAGCTTGGCAGCGATCAAGTCGCCTTCGGCTACCTCACCGCCACGGTGACGGTGTTCGATGACGACCCTGCCGTAGCCGACGAAAAGCTGCGCATGGTGGAACGTGTCATCCAAGGACGTGGCTTCGTCACCATCCCCGAAACCTTAAATGCAGTCGATGCGTGGCTGTCGTCCATACCAGGCAATGCCTATGCCAACGTGCGCCAGCCCATCGTCTCGACGCTGAATCTGGCGCACATGATGCCGGTGTCCGCCGTGTGGGCTGGGCCGGAGAAAAACGCCCATCTCGACGGCCCGCCGCTGATCGTCACGCGCACGGATGGCGCGACGCCGTTCCGGCTGGTGACGCACATCGGCGACGTGGGGCATACGCTGGTCGCGGGGCCGACGGGCATGGGAAAATCTGTCCTGCTGGCGATGCTCGCCTTGCAGTTCCGCCGCTATGGCGGCTCGCGCATCTTCGCCTTCGACATGGGGCGATCCATGCGGGCGACGGTGCTGGGCCTGGGCGGCGAACACTACGACCTCGGCGCGGACGGCGCCATTGCCTTTCAGCCCTTGGCCCGTATCGACAGCGAAGGCTATCGCACCTGGGCCGCCGAGTGGATCGAAGGCCGCCTGCTGCATGAAGGCGTGACCGTCGGCCCCGACGAGAAAGCCGCCATTTGGTCGGCGCTCGGCAGCCTCGCTGGTGCGCCGGTGGAGCAGCGCACGATGACCGGGCTTTCGGTGCTGCTGCAATCGAACGCGCTGCGGCAGGCATTGTCGCCGTATGTGCTGGGCGGCGCGCACGGCAAGCTACTGGATGCCGACCGCGACCGGCTCGGCAGCGGCGACGTGCAGGGCTTTGAGATGGAAGAGCTAATGCACAGCCCCGCCGCCGTGCAAGCGGTGCTGCGCTACTTGTTCGCCCGCTTCGATGCACGTTTCGACGGTGCTCCCACGCTGCTGATTCTCGATGAAGCCTGGCTATTCCTTGATGAACCGTCCTTCGCGGCACGCATCCGGCAATGGTTGAAAACTCTGCGCAAGAAAAACGTGTCGGTGATCTTCGCCACGCAGTCGCTTGCCGACATCAAGGATTCGACCATCGCGCCCGCGATCATCGAAAGCTGCGCGAGCCGGATTTTCTTGCCCAACCCGCAGGCGACCGAGCCGCAGATTCGCACGGTCTACGAGGGCTTTGGCCTCAACAGTCGGCAAATCGAAATCGTCGCCACCGCGCAGCCCAAGCGCGACTACTACTACCAATCGCGCCTGGGCAATCGTCTGTTCGACCTCGACCTGGGGCCAGCCGCGCTCGCCTTCTCGGGCGCATCCACACCGCAAGACCAACGCGACATTGACCGAGTGCTGACGCAGGCCGGCGCTCCCGGCTTCGCCGGTGCGTGGCTACGCCATCGCGGCCTCGATTGGGCCGCCGACCTGCTGCCGTCCTCGCCGTCGGCGGCTTCTTTCCTCGCTACTCAACCCCTGGAGATTTCGCCATGAAGACCCGTGTACTTTCCGTTTCGCTCGCCGCCGCGCTGGCCGGCTCGCTGATGCTCGCTCAGCCAGCGGCGGCGCTCACTTTCGTTGATCCCGTCAACTTGGTGCAGAACACGCTGACTGCCATCCGCACGCTGGAGCAGATCAACAACCAGATCAACCAGCTCCAGAACGAAGCGCAGATGTTGATGAACCAGGCGCGCAACCTGGCGAATCTCGACTTCAACATCGTCAACCGGCTGCGCTCGACGCTCGCCACGACTGAACGCCTGATTGCCGAGGCGCAAGGGCTGGCCTACGACGTGCAGAGCATGGATGCCACGTTCTCGCGCCTGTACCCGGAGCAGTACGCCGCCACCATCAGCGGCGACCGCATGGCACAGGACGCACGCGAACGCTGGAAGAACACGCTCGACGGCCTGCACACCGCGATGCGGATGCAGGCGCAGGTGTCGCAGAACCTGACGCAAGACGAAAGCGCGCTGGCCGACCTCGTGAGCCAAAGCCAATCGGCCACGGGTGCGCTGCAAGCGATGCAGGCAACGAACCAGCTTCTCGCCTTGCAGGCCAAGCAGTCCATCCAGGCCCAGCAGCTCCAGATCACACAAGACAGGGCGGCCTCGCTGGAGCTGGCGCGGCAGGCAGCGGCCACCGAGCGCGCCCGCGAAGTGCGGCGGCGCTTCCTGGGCACCGGCACGCCGTACACACCGCAGTCCGTCAACTTCTACAACAACTGACGGGAGGCGGCCATGCGATGCGTTCCTGTCCTGCTGGCCGTGCTGCTGACCGCATGCGGCCAGCAGCCGGCTGAAGACCTGACCGCCACCTTGGCCGCCGATCCCGTGCGGCTCAAGGCGCTGCGCGCCCAATGCGCAGCCGACCGGCAAACCGCAGGCGAAGACACCTGTCGCGCCGCTGCCGAAGCCTTCCGGCGGCGCTTCTTCACCGGCCAGACTGGGCCGGACGAATACCGGACGCTGGCAGAACTGCCGCCGATTCCGGCGAGTTTCGACACGCCAACCGACGACGCGCCGGAAGGTGATGCGTCGCTCGCCGCTGCGGAGGACACGCCATGAACGACGTAACGATCATCGACAGATTCCTCGATACCTTCTCGCGCTACATCGACTCCGGTTTCGGTCTGCTGCAAGGCGAAGTCGCGTTCCTGACGGCCACTCTCATTGTCATCGACATGACCATTGCCGGTCTGTATTGGGCCATGAGCCATGCGACCGGCCAGGGCGAGGACGTGATCGCCAAGCTGCTGCGCAAGGTGCTTTACGTCGGTGCCTTCGCCTACATCATCGGTAACTTCAATTGGCTGTCGAGCATCGTGTTCCGCTCGTTCGCCGGGCTAGGCATCACCGCCACTGGCTCGGCCATAACGATGGAGAACTTCTTGCAGCCGGGTCGGCTTGCCAAGACCGGCATCGACGCCGCTGCGCCGATCCTCGACCAGATCGGTGACATGGCCGGCTTCCCCGAAGTGTTCGTGAACCTCGACCCCATCGTGGTGCTGTTCATCGCTTGGCTGGTGGTGATCCTCTGTTTCTTCGTGCTCGCGGTTCAGCTTTTCATCACGTTGA
The Achromobacter sp. AONIH1 DNA segment above includes these coding regions:
- the trbJ gene encoding P-type conjugative transfer protein TrbJ translates to MKTRVLSVSLAAALAGSLMLAQPAAALTFVDPVNLVQNTLTAIRTLEQINNQINQLQNEAQMLMNQARNLANLDFNIVNRLRSTLATTERLIAEAQGLAYDVQSMDATFSRLYPEQYAATISGDRMAQDARERWKNTLDGLHTAMRMQAQVSQNLTQDESALADLVSQSQSATGALQAMQATNQLLALQAKQSIQAQQLQITQDRAASLELARQAAATERAREVRRRFLGTGTPYTPQSVNFYNN
- a CDS encoding TrbC/VirB2 family protein produces the protein MTQMHVHAFRNSVNPVSTIARLRRLAGPAHHGLLLAAVMLMTAGTAKASGSSMPWEGPLQSILESIQGPVARIVAVIIIIATGLALAFGDTSGGFRKLIQIVFGLSIAFAASSFFLSFFSFSGGAVV
- the trbB gene encoding P-type conjugative transfer ATPase TrbB, producing MSAIPQTPPELSSAATSLDRRIQMLRTAMGPVIAAALADPDVVEIMLNPDRTLWVDRLSSGRMPLGVELSQDDGERIIRLVAAHVGAEVHRGRPLLTAELPETGERFEGILPPAAPGPAFALRKRAVSIIGLDRYVADGILTTGQAEFLRRAVRERQNILIAGATSSGKTTLANALLAEIAATGDRVLVLEDTIELQCAARDHVPLRTRAGVVSMTELVRATMRLRPDRVIVGEVRGGEALDLVKVWGTGHPGGIATIHAGSALGALLRLEQLILEVAVNPPRALIAEAVNVVIHIAGRGRKRRVESIARVVGFDGTGYRLADALETPFPELMPVPLAADAAAPSSSLDLPGELP
- a CDS encoding VirB3 family type IV secretion system protein → MSGPDSFAAGFEVPLHRSLTEPLLMGGAPRTVAIANGTLAAAVGLGLQLWIPGVVLWIVGHSLAVWGARVDPQFMQVFARHIKHKPLLDV
- a CDS encoding ribbon-helix-helix protein, CopG family, which produces MSQYRLNLFIQPEHAKRLEELAAKKGVSKSSIVAAALASWLSPDAGDQREAAIAKRLDRLSRQAERMERDQNIQIETLALFIRYFLTVSTPIPEAHQDAARAQGKARFEQFVERLGRHLLRGRSLVRDVVEELHPDPARMDDAEALAEAQERAS
- the trbE gene encoding conjugal transfer protein TrbE; the protein is MLNLAEYRQRPALLADWLPWAGLIAPGVVLNKDGSFQRTARFRWPDLDSATQGELIATTARLNNALRRLGSGWALFVEAERQSAADYPHSDFPEPLSWLVDEERRAAFEESGNHYESSYHLTLAYLPPEESRARAAKLLYEHAPGDGVDWRGRLDAFLAETDRVFDLLDGVMPEIVWLDDAATLTYLHATVSTRRYRLAVPEVPFHLDALLADSALVGGLAPMLGDQHLRVVSVRGFPTSTWPGLLDDLNRLGFAYRWSTRFLCLDKAEAEKELGRLRRQWFAKRKNVIALLRETIFQQESPLVDTDASNKAADADAALQELGSDQVAFGYLTATVTVFDDDPAVADEKLRMVERVIQGRGFVTIPETLNAVDAWLSSIPGNAYANVRQPIVSTLNLAHMMPVSAVWAGPEKNAHLDGPPLIVTRTDGATPFRLVTHIGDVGHTLVAGPTGMGKSVLLAMLALQFRRYGGSRIFAFDMGRSMRATVLGLGGEHYDLGADGAIAFQPLARIDSEGYRTWAAEWIEGRLLHEGVTVGPDEKAAIWSALGSLAGAPVEQRTMTGLSVLLQSNALRQALSPYVLGGAHGKLLDADRDRLGSGDVQGFEMEELMHSPAAVQAVLRYLFARFDARFDGAPTLLILDEAWLFLDEPSFAARIRQWLKTLRKKNVSVIFATQSLADIKDSTIAPAIIESCASRIFLPNPQATEPQIRTVYEGFGLNSRQIEIVATAQPKRDYYYQSRLGNRLFDLDLGPAALAFSGASTPQDQRDIDRVLTQAGAPGFAGAWLRHRGLDWAADLLPSSPSAASFLATQPLEISP